A single window of Pirellulales bacterium DNA harbors:
- the crcB gene encoding fluoride efflux transporter CrcB — MLKWFFDSVVQNKWILIAVGGAFGSVLRFAMQGWVGNQIAGRSFPIGTIVVNITGCLVIGLLAGFFDGPQLIREEYRIGLLVGVLGGYTTFSSFGLETFRLANDGQFWLALANMVISCTVGFAAVWVGYRAAERWFGV, encoded by the coding sequence ATGTTGAAATGGTTTTTCGATTCAGTCGTTCAAAATAAGTGGATTTTGATTGCCGTCGGTGGAGCATTCGGCTCGGTGCTGCGATTTGCCATGCAGGGATGGGTAGGGAATCAGATTGCTGGACGATCATTCCCCATCGGCACCATTGTCGTAAATATCACCGGTTGTTTGGTCATCGGCCTGCTGGCCGGGTTTTTCGACGGCCCGCAATTGATTCGAGAAGAATATCGGATCGGGCTGCTCGTGGGCGTGCTGGGCGGGTATACCACGTTTTCCAGTTTCGGATTAGAAACATTTCGCCTAGCCAACGACGGGCAGTTTTGGCTGGCTCTGGCGAACATGGTCATCAGTTGTACCGTCGGTTTTGCCGCGGTGTGGGTTGGTTATCGCGCGGCGGAACGGTGGTTCGGCGTATGA
- the nadA gene encoding quinolinate synthase NadA, which produces MPTSSAELAPSGSPALEFKPYRGLSNEALARRINAVRAEMGSRLLILGHHYQQDEVIALSDLQGDSYQLSRMAADSRDCRFIAFCGVHFMAETADIVANRPDKLAERSGERVTVVLPDMAAGCSMADMAGIDQVESCWEELAEVIDTGDITPVTYINSAASLKAFCGRHGGIVCTSSNAAAVLNWAFRRTKRVLFFPDQHLGRNTAKAMGIPLTEMAVWNPLASQLRGNIGSLGGNTAAALENAKVLLWQGHCSVHAMFRPEHVDAFRAKFPGIKILVHPECAMEVVDKSDVSGSTSKIIRTVKEAPPGTKWAIGTELHLVNRLKHEHPEQEIHFLSPVVCMCATMYRIDLAHLCWSLENLSAGTPVNVIQVDPATAHHALVALERMLAVK; this is translated from the coding sequence ATGCCCACTAGCAGCGCCGAACTTGCACCGTCCGGTTCGCCGGCGTTGGAATTCAAGCCTTACCGCGGCTTGTCGAACGAAGCTCTTGCGCGCCGCATCAATGCGGTTCGGGCCGAGATGGGCTCGCGGCTTTTGATTTTGGGGCATCACTATCAGCAGGACGAAGTGATTGCTCTGTCGGACTTGCAGGGGGACAGCTACCAGCTCAGTCGCATGGCCGCCGACAGCCGCGATTGCCGCTTTATTGCGTTTTGCGGCGTGCACTTCATGGCCGAAACCGCCGACATTGTCGCCAACCGGCCCGACAAACTGGCGGAGCGTAGCGGCGAGCGAGTCACCGTGGTGCTGCCCGACATGGCCGCGGGCTGCTCGATGGCGGATATGGCCGGGATCGATCAGGTGGAAAGCTGCTGGGAAGAACTGGCTGAAGTGATTGACACGGGCGACATCACGCCGGTGACGTACATCAACTCCGCCGCGAGTCTGAAAGCGTTTTGCGGCCGGCACGGCGGCATTGTGTGCACATCTTCCAATGCCGCCGCCGTTTTGAATTGGGCATTCCGGCGCACGAAGCGAGTGCTGTTTTTTCCCGATCAACATCTGGGCCGCAACACGGCCAAGGCGATGGGCATTCCGCTGACGGAAATGGCGGTGTGGAACCCGCTGGCCAGTCAGCTGAGGGGCAACATCGGCTCCCTGGGGGGCAACACGGCCGCCGCGCTGGAAAATGCCAAAGTGCTGCTTTGGCAAGGGCATTGCAGCGTGCACGCCATGTTCCGGCCGGAGCATGTGGACGCGTTTCGGGCGAAATTCCCGGGCATCAAAATTCTGGTGCATCCGGAATGTGCGATGGAAGTGGTCGACAAAAGCGACGTGAGCGGCAGCACCAGCAAAATCATTCGCACTGTAAAGGAAGCGCCGCCGGGAACCAAATGGGCCATCGGCACGGAGCTGCACTTGGTGAACCGGCTGAAGCACGAGCATCCCGAGCAGGAGATCCATTTTCTTTCGCCGGTGGTGTGCATGTGCGCAACGATGTACCGCATCGACCTGGCGCACTTGTGTTGGAGCCTGGAGAACCTATCGGCCGGCACCCCGGTGAATGTGATCCAAGTCGACCCCGCCACGGCCCACCACGCCCTGGTGGCGCTGGAAAGAATGTTAGCGGTCAAGTGA
- a CDS encoding DUF190 domain-containing protein, whose amino-acid sequence MKIPQDGYLLRIFIGESDKWHGRPLYEAIVMKAREIHMAGATVLRGPMGFGAKSRMHTAKILRLSEDLPLIIEIVDGKDKIDELMPFVDEMVQEGLVTLERVQVIKYRANSDAASP is encoded by the coding sequence ATGAAAATTCCTCAAGACGGTTATCTACTGCGGATCTTCATTGGCGAAAGCGACAAATGGCATGGCCGGCCGCTGTACGAGGCCATCGTCATGAAAGCCCGCGAAATTCACATGGCCGGGGCGACCGTGCTGCGCGGTCCAATGGGCTTTGGCGCCAAAAGCCGCATGCACACCGCCAAAATTTTGCGGCTGTCCGAAGATTTGCCCCTCATTATTGAAATTGTCGACGGCAAAGATAAAATCGATGAGCTCATGCCGTTTGTCGACGAAATGGTCCAAGAAGGCCTGGTCACGCTGGAGCGCGTGCAGGTCATCAAGTACCGGGCCAATTCCGATGCGGCCTCGCCGTAG
- a CDS encoding putative quinol monooxygenase translates to MLYLNIWLTVKEPADVEKVSGLLAEQARLSRQEPGCLRFEVYQSNNDPTRFLLTERWESQAALDTHRTAKAYTTVYQPQVLPLVNREPHPSKLVSG, encoded by the coding sequence ATGCTGTACCTCAACATTTGGTTAACCGTGAAAGAGCCTGCCGACGTGGAAAAGGTCAGCGGGCTGTTGGCGGAGCAAGCGCGGCTGTCGCGGCAGGAGCCCGGCTGCCTGCGGTTTGAGGTCTATCAATCCAACAACGACCCCACGCGGTTTTTGCTGACCGAACGCTGGGAATCGCAAGCGGCGCTCGATACGCATCGCACGGCAAAAGCCTATACCACCGTGTACCAGCCTCAAGTGTTGCCGCTGGTGAACCGCGAACCTCATCCCTCGAAATTAGTGTCGGGATGA
- a CDS encoding YgeY family selenium metabolism-linked hydrolase, producing MDHAAILAQAKQYEQPMVDLLRDIVAIQSLSGKEKSVIDRIRQQVELLGAADKIWTDGLGSLLVQVGTGPRLVAIDAHIDTVDVGNPAEWKHDPFTGKVEKGLVWGRGAGDQKGAVPAMVYATKIIKDLGLNSDDWSLLLTFTVMEEDCDGLCWQYIVQEEKIRPECVVITDSTNCKVLRGQRGRMEIGITVLGKSCHGSMPEKGDNAVYKAARIVGEIEKLHKRLKKNKFLGNGTVTVSYIDCQTPSRCAVPGAAFIQLDRRLTVGETKEQALKEVRDAVKRAGVEAKVELLTYAEKAYTGLTYPTDKYFPSWCEEEDAPQVRAAVDAHKSLFGKPPIVDRWTFSTNGVSIAGMFGIPCVGFGPAAEDVAHTVNDSVPIEHLVRCAALYAAFPGTYCALPPKKTKTAKGNRAPKTSLNGKSTKAAWNGKMSKAATNGRSASAAANGKTTAHGKPAKRATAKGSAAAKKPGRRKKRLPALA from the coding sequence GTGGATCATGCAGCAATTCTGGCCCAGGCCAAACAGTACGAACAACCCATGGTCGACCTTTTGCGCGACATCGTGGCCATTCAATCGTTAAGCGGCAAGGAAAAGAGCGTCATCGATCGCATTCGCCAGCAGGTCGAACTGCTCGGCGCGGCCGATAAAATTTGGACCGACGGCCTCGGCAGCCTGCTGGTACAGGTCGGCACAGGCCCCCGGCTCGTGGCCATCGATGCGCACATCGACACCGTCGACGTCGGCAACCCCGCAGAATGGAAGCACGATCCGTTTACCGGCAAGGTGGAAAAAGGACTGGTCTGGGGACGCGGCGCCGGCGACCAAAAAGGGGCCGTGCCGGCGATGGTGTACGCCACGAAAATCATCAAAGACCTGGGTTTGAACAGCGACGATTGGTCGCTGCTGTTAACCTTCACGGTCATGGAAGAAGATTGCGATGGTTTGTGTTGGCAATACATCGTGCAGGAGGAAAAAATTCGGCCCGAGTGCGTCGTGATTACCGATTCCACCAATTGCAAAGTCCTGCGCGGCCAGCGTGGGCGGATGGAAATCGGCATTACCGTGCTGGGAAAAAGTTGCCACGGGTCGATGCCAGAAAAAGGCGATAACGCCGTCTACAAGGCGGCGCGGATCGTCGGGGAAATCGAAAAATTGCACAAACGCCTGAAAAAGAACAAGTTCCTCGGCAATGGCACGGTGACGGTTTCCTACATCGATTGCCAAACGCCCAGTCGGTGTGCCGTGCCCGGAGCGGCCTTCATCCAGCTCGATCGCCGCTTGACCGTCGGCGAAACAAAAGAACAGGCCCTCAAGGAAGTGCGCGACGCCGTCAAACGCGCCGGCGTGGAGGCCAAGGTCGAATTGCTCACCTACGCCGAAAAAGCCTACACCGGCCTCACCTACCCCACCGATAAATACTTCCCAAGTTGGTGCGAAGAAGAAGACGCACCCCAAGTGCGGGCCGCCGTCGATGCGCACAAATCGCTGTTCGGCAAGCCGCCGATTGTCGATCGCTGGACCTTCAGCACCAACGGCGTTTCGATTGCCGGCATGTTCGGCATCCCCTGCGTGGGCTTCGGCCCCGCCGCCGAAGATGTGGCCCACACGGTCAACGATAGCGTGCCCATCGAGCATTTAGTGCGCTGCGCCGCCCTGTACGCCGCCTTCCCGGGCACATACTGTGCATTGCCGCCGAAAAAAACCAAGACTGCGAAAGGAAACCGGGCGCCGAAAACCTCGCTGAATGGCAAATCTACAAAAGCCGCATGGAACGGAAAAATGTCGAAGGCCGCCACGAACGGAAGATCTGCAAGTGCCGCCGCCAACGGCAAAACCACTGCACATGGCAAGCCCGCGAAACGCGCCACAGCAAAAGGCTCCGCGGCGGCCAAGAAGCCGGGCCGCCGCAAAAAGCGTCTGCCGGCCCTGGCCTGA
- a CDS encoding NAD-dependent formate dehydrogenase produces MAKIVCVLYDDPVDGYPKSYARDGLPKLERYPDGQTLPSPGGIDFQPGQLLGSVSGELGLRKFLEKMGHHLVVTSDKDGAGSRLDKELPDAEIVISQPFWPAYITAERIAKAPKLKLAITAGIGSDHVDLQAAIDHKLTVAEVTYCNSISVAEHVVMMILGLVRNYIPSYQWVVKKGWNIADCVARSYDLEGMTVGTVAAGRIGTAVLWRLKPFDVKLHYTDRHRLPESVERELNLTFHADVESLVKVCDVVTINCPLYPDTVHLFNDKLLGKMKRGAYLINTARGKICDRDAVVRALESGQLAGYAGDVWFPQPAPQDHPWRTMPHHGMTPHISGSSLSAQARYAAGTREILECWFAGKPIREKYLIVHEGRLAGAGAHSYSAGNATGGAEEAARFRKG; encoded by the coding sequence ATGGCTAAAATTGTTTGCGTTTTGTACGACGACCCGGTCGACGGGTATCCGAAATCTTACGCCCGTGATGGGCTGCCCAAATTGGAGCGTTATCCCGACGGTCAAACGCTGCCTTCGCCCGGCGGCATCGATTTCCAGCCGGGGCAATTACTCGGCTCTGTGTCTGGCGAGCTGGGGCTGCGCAAGTTTTTGGAAAAAATGGGCCATCATTTGGTCGTCACGTCCGACAAAGACGGCGCGGGCTCCCGGCTCGATAAAGAATTGCCCGATGCCGAGATTGTCATTTCGCAACCGTTTTGGCCCGCCTATATCACGGCGGAGCGGATTGCCAAAGCGCCGAAGTTGAAGCTGGCGATCACGGCCGGCATTGGATCCGATCACGTCGATTTGCAGGCGGCCATCGATCATAAGCTGACCGTGGCCGAAGTCACGTACTGCAACAGCATCAGCGTGGCCGAGCACGTGGTGATGATGATTTTGGGTTTGGTCCGCAATTACATCCCGTCGTATCAATGGGTCGTGAAGAAGGGTTGGAACATCGCCGATTGCGTGGCCCGGTCGTACGATTTGGAAGGGATGACTGTCGGCACCGTGGCCGCCGGGCGGATTGGCACGGCGGTGCTGTGGCGGCTGAAGCCATTCGACGTGAAGCTGCACTACACCGATCGGCACCGGCTGCCCGAGAGCGTCGAGCGAGAGCTGAATCTCACGTTTCATGCCGATGTCGAATCGCTGGTGAAAGTGTGCGACGTGGTGACGATTAACTGCCCGTTGTATCCGGACACTGTGCATCTGTTTAACGACAAGTTACTCGGCAAAATGAAGCGCGGCGCTTACCTGATCAATACCGCCCGCGGAAAAATTTGCGACCGGGACGCCGTCGTGCGGGCTTTGGAAAGCGGGCAATTGGCCGGATATGCGGGCGATGTTTGGTTTCCGCAGCCGGCGCCGCAGGATCATCCGTGGCGGACCATGCCACATCATGGCATGACGCCGCACATTTCCGGTTCGAGCTTGTCGGCCCAGGCGCGTTATGCCGCCGGCACGCGCGAAATTTTGGAATGCTGGTTCGCCGGTAAACCGATCCGCGAGAAATATCTAATTGTCCACGAAGGGCGGCTGGCCGGCGCCGGCGCGCATTCGTACAGCGCCGGCAATGCCACGGGCGGCGCGGAAGAAGCGGCGCGCTTCAGAAAAGGGTAG
- the arcC gene encoding carbamate kinase translates to MLIVVALGGNAVSPPGQEGNIPQQYSTTRAAIRPLADLILAGHQLVITHGNGPQVGNVMRRVEIAARHHVYPLPLDTVVADTQAGMGYMISQCLMNELASRGQPRVCSTIITTVRVSREDAAFSKPSKPVGPFMSREQAAKHMKNDGWLMVEDAGRGWRRVVASPLPRDIVEMDVIRSLVQAGQSIVACGGGGIPVVQGKDGQFAGVEAVIDKDRTSALLALGLQADMLAYLTGVDYVQQHFGTPQTRPIKQMSVGEAREMLRDGQFPAGSMGPKVEGGVEFLERTPQATSQVLITSCEKIKQAIAGKVGTRIVRG, encoded by the coding sequence ATGCTCATCGTTGTTGCTTTGGGTGGTAATGCGGTCAGTCCTCCGGGGCAAGAAGGGAACATTCCCCAGCAATACTCCACCACCCGCGCCGCCATTCGTCCCCTGGCCGATTTGATTTTGGCCGGCCATCAACTCGTCATTACCCACGGCAATGGTCCGCAAGTGGGCAACGTGATGCGGCGGGTGGAAATTGCGGCGCGGCACCATGTCTATCCGCTCCCCCTAGATACCGTTGTCGCCGACACGCAGGCGGGCATGGGTTACATGATTTCCCAGTGCTTAATGAACGAGCTGGCTTCGCGCGGCCAGCCGCGGGTATGCAGCACCATTATCACCACGGTGCGCGTCTCGCGGGAAGACGCCGCCTTTTCCAAGCCCTCCAAGCCGGTTGGCCCTTTCATGTCGCGCGAGCAGGCGGCAAAACACATGAAGAACGATGGCTGGTTAATGGTCGAAGATGCCGGTCGCGGTTGGCGGCGAGTCGTGGCTTCGCCCTTGCCACGCGACATTGTGGAAATGGACGTCATCCGCTCCCTCGTGCAGGCCGGGCAATCGATCGTGGCTTGCGGCGGCGGCGGAATTCCTGTCGTGCAAGGCAAGGATGGACAATTCGCCGGCGTGGAAGCTGTGATCGACAAAGACCGCACCTCCGCGTTGCTGGCGCTCGGACTGCAGGCCGACATGCTGGCGTATTTGACGGGCGTGGATTACGTTCAGCAGCACTTTGGTACCCCGCAAACCAGGCCCATCAAGCAGATGTCGGTGGGCGAGGCCCGCGAAATGCTCCGGGACGGGCAGTTTCCGGCCGGCTCGATGGGGCCAAAAGTCGAAGGCGGAGTCGAGTTTTTGGAACGAACGCCGCAAGCCACCTCGCAGGTTTTGATTACCTCCTGCGAGAAAATCAAACAAGCGATCGCCGGCAAAGTGGGCACACGGATTGTGAGGGGCTGA
- a CDS encoding aminodeoxychorismate/anthranilate synthase component II, with translation MIILIDNYDSFTYNLVQRLGEIDAALDLKVFRNDEISTDDIARLAPSHLIISPGPCTPSEAGISCACIQRFSGKLPILGVCLGHQAIGQATGGRIVRAKQLMHGKVDRIHHTGGGLFEGLPNPFEATRYHSLVIEPGTLSPDFEVTAWADAPDGSQEIMGIRHKRHPTFGVQFHPESFLTPGGFDILRRFLATRI, from the coding sequence ATGATCATTCTCATCGACAATTACGATTCCTTCACCTACAACCTCGTTCAGCGGTTGGGAGAGATCGACGCTGCGCTCGATCTGAAAGTATTTCGCAACGATGAAATTTCGACCGACGACATCGCGCGGCTGGCGCCGTCGCACCTCATCATTTCGCCCGGGCCGTGCACGCCCAGCGAGGCCGGAATTTCCTGCGCCTGCATCCAGCGGTTTTCCGGAAAGCTGCCGATTTTGGGCGTCTGCCTGGGACATCAAGCGATCGGCCAAGCCACCGGGGGGCGCATCGTTCGGGCAAAACAACTGATGCACGGCAAAGTGGACCGCATTCATCACACCGGCGGTGGACTATTCGAGGGTTTGCCCAATCCGTTTGAAGCCACGCGCTACCACAGTCTAGTAATCGAGCCGGGCACCCTCTCGCCCGATTTCGAAGTAACCGCCTGGGCCGACGCCCCCGATGGCAGCCAGGAAATTATGGGCATTCGCCACAAGCGGCATCCGACCTTCGGCGTGCAATTTCATCCAGAGAGTTTTTTAACGCCGGGCGGCTTCGACATATTACGGCGGTTTTTGGCCACTCGCATCTAA
- the glp gene encoding gephyrin-like molybdotransferase Glp, whose translation MLSVAEALSFVLENARPKPPGEVPLAEASGLVLAEDVTSDIDSPPHDKSMVDGYAVLAADLADGRAKLSVLEEVTAGAVPTRKIIPGCCTRIMTGAPLPEGADAVVMVERTRARSDVVDIHDEHFRAGQNIMRRGKSLRRGDIVLHSGVELGPAEIGLLAEVGRARLHAIPPVQVAIVSSGNELVPADQQPATGQIRNANGPLLATAVRKAGATPHDLGIARDEVAELRKCFQAGLQSDVLVISGGVSAGVLDLVPAGLTELGVRQVFHKVNLKPGKPLWFGVAKNSTLVFGVPGNPLSSLVCFELFVKPAIARLAGRHWEPPQRTQPAKLTAEFRQRSDRPTYWPAVAIASAEGWLVEPKAWQGSADLRGFAGANALAIFPAGEKIYAAGDAVDVLLL comes from the coding sequence ATGCTTTCTGTCGCCGAAGCGCTGAGTTTCGTTCTCGAAAACGCGCGGCCCAAACCGCCGGGCGAAGTGCCACTGGCAGAGGCTTCGGGTTTGGTATTGGCCGAAGATGTCACCAGCGACATCGACAGTCCGCCGCACGATAAATCAATGGTCGATGGCTACGCGGTGTTGGCCGCTGATTTGGCCGATGGCCGGGCCAAGCTGAGCGTGCTGGAAGAAGTAACGGCGGGTGCGGTTCCCACGCGCAAAATCATTCCCGGTTGTTGCACGCGCATCATGACCGGCGCGCCCCTTCCCGAGGGAGCGGATGCCGTGGTGATGGTGGAACGGACACGGGCTAGAAGTGACGTAGTCGATATTCACGACGAGCATTTTCGCGCCGGCCAAAACATCATGCGCCGCGGCAAATCGCTGCGGCGGGGGGATATCGTCCTGCACAGCGGCGTGGAATTGGGCCCGGCAGAAATCGGTTTGCTGGCCGAAGTGGGGCGGGCCCGGCTCCATGCCATTCCGCCCGTGCAAGTGGCAATTGTTTCTTCGGGGAACGAATTGGTTCCCGCCGATCAGCAACCGGCGACAGGCCAAATTCGCAATGCCAACGGTCCGCTGCTGGCGACGGCCGTGCGGAAGGCTGGGGCGACACCGCACGATCTGGGAATTGCGCGCGACGAGGTGGCCGAACTGCGAAAATGTTTTCAGGCCGGTTTACAAAGCGACGTGCTCGTGATTTCCGGCGGCGTCTCGGCCGGCGTGCTCGATTTAGTCCCCGCCGGATTGACCGAACTGGGCGTGAGACAGGTATTTCACAAGGTAAATTTGAAACCCGGCAAGCCGTTGTGGTTCGGCGTGGCGAAAAATTCGACGTTGGTCTTCGGCGTGCCGGGGAATCCGCTGAGCAGCCTGGTGTGTTTCGAACTGTTCGTAAAGCCGGCGATAGCACGCCTCGCGGGCAGGCATTGGGAGCCGCCGCAGCGCACGCAGCCGGCCAAATTAACGGCCGAGTTCCGACAGCGGAGCGACCGGCCTACGTACTGGCCGGCGGTGGCTATCGCGTCGGCCGAGGGTTGGCTGGTCGAGCCCAAAGCGTGGCAGGGTTCGGCCGATTTGCGCGGCTTTGCCGGCGCGAATGCACTGGCGATTTTTCCGGCCGGCGAGAAAATTTATGCCGCCGGCGACGCGGTCGACGTGTTGTTGCTGTAA
- the xdh gene encoding selenium-dependent xanthine dehydrogenase — MCASVVTSEPLSSASETVRFTLNGREVEAAVDDRSLLAVLREDFGFISLKNGCEPQASCGCCTLLIDGKPRLSCTMKTAQVAGKTLLTLEGLPEERRQQIAQSFACSGGVQCGFCIPGMAMRAHALTEQNQHPTREEIAHDLRAHLCRCTGYVKIVDAVEELARVTRGEAPRTTDTSGRVGTALKKYKAHDLVLGDFRYIDDITVPGQMYAAMKFSEHPRALVKGIDASAALAVAGVERVITAADVPGDRYVGLIVKDWPILVAIGEETRCVGDIIAVVVADNQYTARKAAEQIVVDYEVRTPLTTVDEALKPDAPQIHAKGNLLSKSAIVRGNPEEAFAHSAHVVEDTFQTQRIEHMFLEPEACLAMPIEAQAEHEPAAHSNGNGHAHRGNLVTKIKVLSQGQGIFDDQRQIASVLGWPRDRVDVELVQNGGAFGGKEDMSIQAQTALAAVLCGKPVKCTLTRDESFRLHPKRHAIRMHVKIGSDADGRITAVRARIKGDKGAYASVGAKVLERAAGHACGPYRVPAIDIEALAVYTNNPPCGAMRGFGANQSAFAVEQLLDRLAKQVGIDGWEIRWRNILQQGDRFATGQKLDKPFGLKETLLAVKDAYRGAKYAGIACGIKNCGIGNGMPDPGKAMLRVEPDGKVSIRTGYTEMGQGLFTVTIQTAVEETGLPPETFTALTDTAVDLDCGQTTGSRGTMLSCNAVIEAAKKLKADLDSGKTLADLIGREYRGEWICNYTHKLGAHVDEPKTHLTYGFATQVVILDDQGRIQKVIAAHDVGRVMNPVLCAGQIEGSLHMGLGYALTEDFVCEGGHIVTDTIKSIRVLRAHQMPELEVMFIETPDPECPYGARGVGELGLVPTAPAVAGALRAFDGIERTVLPMKDSPAAKAILTPGPRKSAATREKA; from the coding sequence ATGTGCGCTAGCGTCGTTACTTCGGAACCATTGTCAAGCGCTAGCGAAACGGTCCGGTTCACGCTGAACGGACGGGAAGTCGAAGCCGCGGTGGATGACCGCTCTTTGCTGGCCGTGCTGCGCGAAGATTTCGGCTTCATCTCGCTAAAGAACGGTTGCGAGCCGCAAGCATCGTGCGGCTGCTGCACCCTTTTGATCGATGGCAAGCCGCGGCTCAGTTGCACCATGAAGACCGCCCAAGTCGCCGGCAAAACACTGCTCACCCTGGAAGGATTGCCCGAAGAGCGACGGCAGCAAATTGCCCAGTCGTTTGCCTGCAGCGGCGGCGTGCAGTGCGGCTTTTGCATACCAGGCATGGCCATGCGGGCCCACGCGCTGACCGAGCAAAATCAACATCCGACGCGGGAAGAAATCGCCCACGACTTGCGCGCCCATCTGTGCCGCTGCACCGGCTATGTAAAAATCGTAGACGCCGTGGAAGAATTGGCCCGCGTGACTCGAGGTGAAGCGCCGCGGACAACCGACACCAGCGGGCGAGTCGGCACGGCCCTAAAAAAATACAAAGCCCACGATTTGGTGCTGGGCGATTTCCGCTACATCGACGACATTACCGTGCCCGGCCAAATGTACGCCGCGATGAAGTTCAGCGAGCATCCGCGGGCATTGGTCAAAGGCATTGATGCCTCTGCGGCGCTGGCCGTGGCCGGCGTGGAGCGCGTGATTACCGCGGCCGATGTGCCGGGGGACCGGTACGTGGGGCTGATCGTGAAAGATTGGCCCATTCTCGTGGCCATTGGCGAGGAAACACGCTGCGTGGGAGACATCATCGCCGTGGTGGTGGCGGACAATCAATACACGGCCCGCAAGGCCGCGGAACAAATTGTCGTCGATTATGAAGTGCGCACGCCGCTCACCACGGTGGACGAAGCACTAAAACCCGATGCGCCGCAAATTCACGCCAAAGGGAATTTGTTATCCAAGTCGGCGATTGTGCGGGGCAATCCGGAGGAGGCGTTTGCCCACTCGGCACACGTTGTGGAAGACACGTTCCAAACGCAACGGATCGAGCACATGTTTTTGGAGCCCGAAGCGTGCCTTGCAATGCCCATTGAAGCGCAAGCTGAGCACGAGCCGGCCGCACACAGCAACGGCAATGGTCACGCACACCGCGGCAACCTGGTAACAAAAATAAAAGTCCTTTCGCAAGGACAGGGAATTTTTGACGACCAGCGGCAGATTGCCAGCGTGTTGGGTTGGCCGCGCGACCGCGTCGACGTGGAGTTGGTGCAAAACGGCGGCGCATTCGGCGGCAAGGAAGACATGAGCATTCAAGCCCAAACCGCGCTGGCCGCCGTGCTGTGCGGCAAGCCGGTGAAGTGTACGCTCACACGCGACGAAAGTTTTCGGCTGCATCCCAAGCGCCACGCCATCCGCATGCACGTGAAAATCGGATCTGACGCGGACGGTCGGATTACCGCGGTTCGGGCACGCATCAAAGGCGACAAGGGGGCCTACGCCAGTGTCGGAGCTAAGGTGTTGGAACGGGCGGCAGGCCATGCTTGCGGGCCGTACCGGGTTCCGGCCATCGACATCGAAGCCCTGGCCGTGTATACGAATAATCCGCCGTGCGGGGCGATGCGCGGCTTCGGGGCCAATCAATCGGCCTTTGCCGTGGAGCAATTGCTGGATCGTCTGGCGAAGCAAGTCGGCATCGACGGCTGGGAAATCCGCTGGCGAAACATTTTGCAACAAGGCGATCGCTTCGCCACGGGCCAAAAACTCGACAAGCCGTTCGGCTTGAAAGAAACCCTCCTAGCGGTGAAAGATGCGTATCGCGGCGCAAAATACGCCGGCATTGCCTGCGGCATTAAAAATTGCGGCATCGGCAACGGCATGCCCGATCCGGGCAAGGCGATGCTGCGGGTAGAGCCCGACGGCAAAGTCAGCATTCGCACCGGTTATACCGAAATGGGCCAAGGGCTGTTCACGGTAACCATTCAAACCGCCGTGGAAGAAACCGGCCTGCCCCCCGAAACTTTTACCGCGCTGACGGACACGGCGGTGGATTTGGATTGCGGTCAAACCACCGGCAGCCGCGGCACCATGCTCAGTTGTAATGCCGTCATCGAAGCCGCCAAAAAACTCAAGGCCGATTTGGACAGCGGCAAAACACTGGCCGACTTAATCGGCCGGGAATATCGCGGCGAGTGGATTTGCAATTACACCCACAAACTCGGCGCACACGTGGACGAGCCGAAAACACACCTGACTTACGGCTTTGCCACGCAGGTCGTAATTTTGGACGACCAGGGCCGCATTCAAAAAGTAATCGCCGCACACGACGTGGGCCGGGTCATGAACCCCGTGCTCTGCGCCGGCCAAATCGAAGGCTCGCTGCACATGGGATTGGGCTACGCATTAACCGAAGATTTTGTCTGCGAGGGCGGACACATCGTCACCGACACGATCAAATCCATCCGCGTGCTCCGGGCGCACCAAATGCCGGAATTGGAAGTCATGTTCATCGAAACACCCGATCCGGAATGTCCGTATGGAGCACGGGGGGTGGGCGAGTTAGGTTTGGTCCCGACCGCGCCCGCCGTGGCAGGCGCCTTGCGGGCGTTTGACGGCATCGAGCGGACCGTGCTGCCCATGAAAGATTCGCCGGCGGCCAAGGCGATATTGACGCCCGGGCCGCGGAAGTCGGCAGCCACTCGCGAAAAGGCGTAA